From Virgibacillus natechei, the proteins below share one genomic window:
- a CDS encoding DNA adenine methylase: MRYLGNKTKLLHFIESVIEKYNIQGETFADLLAGTGTVGDFFKGKYQIISNDYMYFSKILNKAKLLNNTTPGFKGFIKKYNRTPFEWLNTQRYEPQDNYFIYQNYTPVGARMYLTEANAVKIDGMRLDIEEFYKSEIIDEKEYAFLLASLIESLPKVSNTSGTYQAFFKFWEARALKEFVLEPLEMNESLSVDKHNIVYSENTNKLVRDISGDIAYIDPPYTITQYTNSYHLLETVARYDYPEIFGKTGRRVKRELSGYSNKQKALYEFEDLFRQINFDHVLVSYSNQSIVPIEELIDLAKLFAIDNEVFVETNEYREYTTNNSSYKGNGKKLEEVIIYFKKNHEIKKSPLNYSGSKDVLLPIIFKQLPKHVGTFVDAMGGAFNVGANVFATNKVIYNEYNSYVYQIIEMIVTKDKNELINDVTEVVNRFGLKKKAKDEYIALRDHFNNEDSSPLNLFTLQIYAFQNMIRFNSSQKMNTPVGNNEFNGGTKERIEEFKINSCKFEFRHGKYEDLVIDDFPKDSVFYFDPPYFVTNAAYNDGKRGLDGWDADKESALLNFLLSIHQKGYKFMLSNVLQHREKKHHLLIEWIHNHEFNVVEIGKTGIKYPRTEVLITNYNIFE; the protein is encoded by the coding sequence ATGAGATACTTAGGAAATAAGACTAAGCTACTCCATTTTATAGAAAGTGTAATAGAGAAATACAATATTCAGGGAGAAACTTTCGCTGATTTGTTAGCGGGAACGGGAACTGTGGGGGACTTTTTTAAAGGAAAATACCAAATCATTTCAAATGATTATATGTACTTCTCAAAAATATTGAATAAAGCGAAACTCTTAAACAATACTACACCTGGTTTTAAAGGTTTTATAAAAAAATATAACCGTACACCTTTTGAATGGTTAAATACACAGCGCTATGAACCTCAGGATAATTACTTTATTTATCAAAACTATACTCCAGTTGGCGCACGAATGTATTTGACAGAAGCAAATGCCGTTAAAATTGATGGGATGCGATTAGATATTGAAGAGTTTTATAAATCGGAAATTATTGATGAAAAGGAGTATGCGTTTTTATTAGCTTCTTTAATTGAGAGTCTTCCGAAGGTATCAAATACATCTGGAACTTATCAGGCGTTTTTCAAATTCTGGGAAGCGCGAGCTTTAAAAGAATTTGTTTTAGAGCCTTTGGAAATGAATGAATCGCTAAGTGTAGATAAACATAACATCGTTTACAGTGAAAACACTAATAAGCTTGTAAGAGATATATCTGGAGATATTGCTTATATTGATCCCCCCTACACAATTACGCAGTACACGAATTCATATCATTTATTAGAAACTGTAGCGAGATATGATTATCCAGAGATTTTTGGGAAGACAGGAAGACGTGTGAAACGAGAGTTATCGGGCTATTCAAATAAGCAGAAAGCGTTATATGAGTTTGAAGATTTATTTCGACAAATTAACTTTGATCATGTATTAGTGAGTTATAGTAATCAATCGATTGTCCCAATAGAAGAATTGATTGATTTAGCTAAATTATTTGCGATAGACAATGAAGTTTTTGTGGAAACAAATGAGTACCGTGAGTATACAACGAATAATTCTAGTTATAAAGGCAATGGTAAAAAACTAGAAGAAGTTATAATTTATTTTAAAAAGAATCATGAGATTAAAAAATCGCCTCTTAATTATTCTGGTAGTAAAGATGTTTTACTTCCGATTATATTTAAGCAGCTCCCAAAACATGTAGGAACATTTGTTGATGCGATGGGAGGGGCTTTTAATGTTGGGGCAAATGTGTTTGCAACAAATAAGGTGATCTATAACGAGTATAATTCGTATGTATATCAAATTATCGAAATGATTGTTACCAAAGATAAAAATGAGCTAATCAATGATGTTACAGAAGTGGTAAATCGATTTGGATTGAAAAAAAAAGCAAAAGATGAATACATTGCTTTAAGGGATCATTTTAACAATGAAGACAGTTCGCCTTTAAATCTTTTTACACTGCAAATTTATGCATTCCAAAATATGATTCGATTCAATAGTTCTCAAAAAATGAACACCCCTGTTGGGAACAATGAGTTTAATGGGGGAACGAAGGAACGTATTGAGGAATTTAAAATTAATTCATGTAAGTTTGAATTTCGCCATGGAAAATATGAAGACCTGGTTATTGACGATTTTCCAAAGGATTCAGTTTTCTATTTTGATCCACCATACTTTGTGACAAATGCTGCATATAATGATGGTAAACGAGGCCTTGATGGGTGGGATGCTGATAAGGAATCAGCGTTACTGAATTTTTTATTATCTATACATCAGAAGGGTTACAAGTTTATGCTTTCAAATGTGCTTCAGCACAGGGAAAAAAAGCATCATTTATTAATTGAGTGGATCCACAACCATGAATTTAACGTTGTAGAAATTGGTAAAACAGGAATAAAGTATCCACGAACAGAGGTATTAATCACAAATTATAATATCTTTGAATAA
- a CDS encoding helix-turn-helix domain-containing protein codes for MNNYLLILGTSISDIRKILNFTQEDLAYKVGVSRPTIVKLEQDPSRLTKTLALAFFTTVSYEINIRIEDVKKLDPKEYNNLDKLKKFINEIKKTTSLPIGTVATAATLSLGGLIPGIGAVITSIGTTGVIPEKKKSTEEIKWDEEKVRKIIEEVQKKLIEDKNKIVNCFQLSALQIDQFVEKIEEGENTNEE; via the coding sequence ATGAACAATTACTTACTAATACTTGGTACTAGTATTTCTGATATACGAAAAATATTAAATTTTACTCAAGAGGACTTAGCATATAAAGTGGGGGTTAGTAGACCAACTATTGTTAAACTTGAACAAGATCCTTCTAGGCTAACAAAAACATTAGCGCTCGCATTTTTCACGACTGTTTCTTATGAAATTAATATTCGTATAGAAGATGTGAAAAAGTTAGATCCTAAAGAATACAATAACCTTGACAAACTAAAGAAATTTATTAATGAAATTAAAAAAACTACATCATTACCAATTGGAACCGTTGCAACTGCAGCAACATTGAGTTTAGGTGGTTTAATACCAGGGATTGGAGCAGTTATCACTAGCATTGGAACTACAGGGGTAATACCCGAGAAGAAAAAGTCAACAGAAGAAATAAAATGGGATGAAGAAAAAGTTAGAAAGATAATAGAAGAAGTGCAGAAGAAACTAATTGAAGATAAAAATAAAATTGTAAACTGCTTTCAACTAAGCGCTCTACAAATTGATCAATTTGTTGAGAAAATAGAAGAAGGAGAAAATACAAACGAAGAATAG
- the lspA gene encoding signal peptidase II yields the protein MISILFYSVVILVIFIDQLSKYWIRAQLNVGETLVIWEDVLNFTHIQNSGAVGGLFEGYGRLFVPVAIIIAVVCIYMLKKGYINGKLLVIGVALYVGGAIGNAIDRVLFNQVTDFIDFSFRQGIPNLADYALIFGVVLIFIDTFIGALRKRKSVD from the coding sequence GTGATTTCTATCCTTTTCTATAGTGTTGTTATTCTTGTCATTTTCATTGATCAACTATCCAAGTATTGGATTCGTGCACAACTGAATGTTGGAGAAACGTTGGTAATTTGGGAAGATGTGTTAAATTTTACCCACATACAAAATAGTGGTGCTGTTGGCGGATTATTTGAAGGATATGGTCGTCTTTTTGTTCCCGTTGCAATCATTATTGCAGTTGTATGTATTTACATGCTGAAGAAAGGTTATATAAACGGAAAGCTTTTGGTAATAGGGGTTGCACTTTATGTCGGTGGTGCTATCGGGAATGCCATTGACCGTGTTTTATTTAATCAGGTAACGGATTTTATTGATTTCTCATTTCGCCAGGGTATTCCTAATTTGGCTGATTATGCTCTTATTTTTGGTGTGGTTTTGATTTTTATAGATACTTTTATTGGGGCTTTGAGAAAGAGGAAGTCGGTGGATTGA
- a CDS encoding YusW family protein, with protein MKKRLLWIGSFMILSILLVACGDNDEVENPPQNADEEQQQANENNTDSTNDTDANTNTEYDFTKFDLEADYEDTDDTLDVDYENEQDEQMEASYRDKSQDIDLNGDAAMEELDSIFSSFNFDESTPEEEILNTITEAFNIPKEAQDIELEIQFSSGTEKEYRK; from the coding sequence GTGAAAAAAAGACTACTTTGGATAGGGAGTTTCATGATTTTGTCCATATTACTTGTTGCTTGTGGTGATAATGATGAGGTAGAGAATCCCCCGCAAAATGCAGATGAAGAGCAGCAACAAGCAAATGAAAACAATACAGACTCGACTAACGATACAGATGCTAACACAAATACCGAGTACGATTTTACGAAATTTGATCTTGAGGCAGATTATGAAGATACAGATGATACGCTTGATGTTGATTATGAAAATGAACAGGATGAACAAATGGAAGCATCCTATCGAGATAAATCACAAGATATAGATTTAAATGGTGATGCAGCAATGGAAGAACTGGATAGTATATTTTCTTCCTTTAACTTTGATGAAAGTACACCAGAGGAAGAAATATTAAATACCATTACAGAGGCTTTTAACATACCTAAAGAAGCGCAAGATATTGAACTAGAGATCCAATTTAGTAGTGGCACTGAAAAAGAGTATAGAAAGTAA
- a CDS encoding PadR family transcriptional regulator gives MEYITEMLKGVLEGCVLEIISRGETYGYEITQKLRELGFTDVVEGTVYTITMRLEKNNLVDIKKKSSTKGPPRKFYTLNAAGQEHLEVFWRKWEFVSSKINELKNKIK, from the coding sequence TTGGAATATATCACGGAAATGCTGAAAGGGGTTCTTGAGGGTTGTGTGCTTGAGATCATCAGCCGTGGCGAAACGTACGGCTATGAAATCACGCAAAAGCTACGAGAACTTGGCTTCACTGATGTGGTTGAAGGTACAGTTTATACGATTACCATGCGTTTGGAGAAAAACAATCTGGTGGACATCAAGAAGAAATCATCTACTAAGGGGCCGCCGAGAAAATTTTATACACTTAACGCTGCAGGTCAAGAGCATCTTGAAGTTTTTTGGAGAAAATGGGAATTTGTATCAAGTAAAATTAACGAACTCAAAAATAAAATAAAATAA
- a CDS encoding DUF1048 domain-containing protein: MSIFEKIIGSLDEKREWKALEARAKALPSEYRNAYTAIQKYMWTSGGPSEWKDISHIFGGILDLFEQGAAEGMKVTDLTGKDVAAFCDELVKDTKTWREKYRAKLNDTIGRG, from the coding sequence ATGAGTATTTTTGAAAAAATCATCGGAAGTCTGGATGAGAAGCGTGAATGGAAGGCGTTGGAGGCACGTGCTAAGGCACTTCCAAGTGAGTACCGTAACGCTTACACCGCTATCCAAAAATATATGTGGACCTCTGGTGGTCCCTCCGAGTGGAAAGATATCAGCCATATCTTTGGTGGCATTCTCGACCTTTTCGAGCAAGGTGCTGCGGAAGGCATGAAAGTCACTGACCTTACGGGTAAGGACGTGGCCGCTTTTTGCGACGAACTAGTGAAGGACACGAAAACGTGGAGGGAAAAATATCGTGCAAAATTAAACGACACGATTGGTCGTGGCTAA
- a CDS encoding ABC transporter permease, translating into MRNEFTGTGLLTSLAFKRERIKLPIWLAVITTLVTSVGVAMNDLMPTQEEVMNQIVARAESPAIRLFDIPAAGISVESAMLMRSSILIGIIIVLVSMYTIIRHTRQNEETGRTEMINSTAVGKYANLTTGLIITVIFNILVGMAIAAAMLLNDFQMEGALLTGFAFAGMGIAFAGITSIAVQLSQTSSGAAGMVTITFGVFFLISSIGDVLGEFNRNTFAVESHWLAWLSPWGWFGQVYAFHDNNWWVLWLFCLLFFTTVLIAFYLIGKRDVGMGLFPAKKGPAFASKMLLSPIGLIWRLQRRLVFSWLIVMFIFGMVIGGIGNEIRDMISGLNNNQLLEMFGGNPNVVSSILASFVAFLATFVAVYYVLTLLRLRHDEADGYMEGVLATAVSRVRLFMSQVICASLGLGAILFFLALGAGITAKVSTGDYMFLTMIETTFYQAPAILAIGGFTILMIGIVPKGAIAVSIAAVLFSLISGPMFGTMLGLPDSIQNISPFTHLTVDQSGDLDWNPALGLVLIAIIFSAVGILRFRRRNLTF; encoded by the coding sequence ATGCGAAATGAGTTTACGGGAACAGGTCTTTTAACTTCTCTTGCTTTTAAACGGGAACGCATAAAATTACCTATTTGGTTAGCAGTAATAACGACTTTAGTTACTTCTGTAGGTGTTGCTATGAATGATCTAATGCCCACGCAAGAAGAAGTGATGAACCAGATAGTTGCTAGAGCTGAAAGCCCTGCAATTAGACTATTTGATATACCAGCAGCAGGGATCAGTGTAGAATCTGCAATGTTGATGAGAAGTTCTATCTTAATTGGCATTATCATTGTATTAGTAAGTATGTATACTATTATACGCCATACTAGGCAGAACGAGGAAACAGGACGAACAGAGATGATTAATTCCACTGCGGTAGGTAAATATGCCAATTTAACAACTGGGTTAATTATTACTGTTATTTTTAATATATTAGTAGGCATGGCAATTGCTGCAGCGATGTTATTGAATGATTTTCAAATGGAAGGGGCATTATTAACAGGATTTGCTTTTGCTGGAATGGGGATCGCCTTTGCTGGTATCACTTCCATAGCAGTTCAACTATCCCAAACTTCCAGTGGTGCAGCTGGCATGGTTACTATCACTTTTGGAGTGTTTTTCCTTATCAGCTCTATCGGTGATGTACTAGGAGAGTTTAATAGAAATACTTTTGCTGTTGAAAGTCATTGGTTAGCATGGTTATCACCGTGGGGCTGGTTTGGTCAAGTATATGCATTCCATGATAATAATTGGTGGGTTCTTTGGTTATTCTGTCTATTATTTTTTACAACTGTCCTTATTGCTTTCTATCTTATTGGAAAAAGGGATGTTGGAATGGGATTATTCCCTGCCAAAAAGGGGCCAGCCTTTGCTTCTAAAATGCTGTTAAGTCCAATTGGGTTGATATGGAGGCTTCAGCGCAGGTTGGTTTTTAGTTGGCTTATCGTAATGTTTATCTTCGGGATGGTCATAGGGGGAATTGGTAATGAAATACGAGATATGATATCAGGCTTAAACAACAATCAGTTATTAGAGATGTTTGGTGGAAATCCGAATGTAGTTAGTTCTATCCTGGCGTCATTTGTAGCGTTTTTAGCTACATTTGTGGCTGTGTATTATGTCCTGACGCTGTTAAGGTTACGCCATGATGAAGCAGACGGCTATATGGAAGGAGTCCTTGCTACGGCAGTAAGTAGAGTGCGTTTATTCATGAGTCAAGTTATTTGTGCTAGTTTAGGGTTAGGTGCTATTTTGTTCTTTTTAGCATTGGGCGCAGGAATCACAGCTAAAGTATCTACAGGTGATTATATGTTTCTGACCATGATTGAAACCACCTTTTATCAAGCTCCTGCAATACTTGCCATTGGAGGATTTACAATTCTTATGATAGGTATTGTGCCAAAAGGAGCCATTGCAGTATCCATCGCTGCAGTTCTATTTAGTTTAATTTCAGGTCCCATGTTTGGTACGATGCTTGGTTTGCCAGATAGTATTCAAAATATTTCTCCATTTACTCATTTGACTGTGGACCAATCAGGAGATTTAGACTGGAACCCTGCACTAGGATTGGTTTTAATAGCGATAATATTTTCAGCCGTTGGGATACTGCGTTTTCGTCGTCGTAACTTAACGTTTTAA
- a CDS encoding ABC transporter ATP-binding protein, which produces MTVLELKDITKRFGHSVALDGVNLELNQGEVLGFIGPNGAGKSTTIRIILGLLRKTGGEAKLFGKDPWENAVDLHKRLAYVPGDVNLWPNLTGGEVIDLFGNLRGSMNTKRRSELIERFDLDPRKKCRTYSKGNRQKVALISAFASDVDLFILDEPTSGLDPLMEMAFQDCVAEAKAAGKTVLLSSHILSEVERLCDRVSIIKKGKVVETSTLGELRHLTRITVTVETGREIVGLEDLQRVFDVSVAGKKAQFQVDNQNLDYVLRHLLQFEIKTLTSTPPSLEDLFMRHYDNTQPSDRG; this is translated from the coding sequence ATGACTGTTTTGGAATTAAAAGATATAACAAAGAGATTCGGTCATTCTGTTGCTTTGGATGGTGTGAATTTAGAATTAAATCAAGGAGAAGTATTAGGGTTTATTGGACCAAACGGGGCAGGAAAATCGACTACTATTCGCATTATTCTCGGATTATTACGGAAAACTGGTGGGGAGGCGAAGCTATTCGGTAAGGATCCTTGGGAAAATGCAGTTGATCTCCACAAACGTTTGGCATATGTTCCAGGGGATGTAAATTTATGGCCGAACTTAACCGGAGGAGAGGTCATTGACTTGTTTGGCAATTTGAGAGGGAGTATGAATACGAAACGCAGATCAGAGCTAATTGAGCGTTTCGATCTTGATCCAAGAAAGAAATGTAGAACCTATTCAAAAGGCAATAGACAAAAAGTAGCACTTATTTCTGCTTTTGCATCTGATGTGGATCTCTTCATTTTAGATGAACCGACTTCAGGATTGGATCCTTTAATGGAGATGGCTTTCCAAGATTGCGTTGCAGAAGCGAAAGCAGCTGGAAAAACAGTTCTGCTTTCCAGCCATATTCTTTCAGAAGTAGAACGACTTTGCGACAGAGTAAGTATAATAAAGAAAGGGAAGGTTGTGGAGACGAGTACTTTGGGGGAATTACGCCACTTAACCCGTATTACTGTAACTGTAGAGACAGGACGCGAAATTGTTGGTTTAGAGGATTTACAGCGTGTTTTTGATGTATCAGTGGCAGGAAAGAAAGCGCAGTTTCAAGTTGATAATCAAAACCTTGACTATGTGTTGCGCCACCTTCTTCAGTTTGAAATAAAGACATTAACAAGCACACCACCATCACTTGAAGATCTTTTTATGCGACATTACGATAATACGCAGCCAAGTGATAGGGGGTGA
- a CDS encoding TetR/AcrR family transcriptional regulator yields MMNINSKFFEIDINKQRKIINAAINEFAHKGYKKASTNEIVKDSGISKGLLFHYFRNKKELYLYLFDRAVEIADNEFYSGLDYTETDVLKVWRHMALLKFNLMRQFPEIINFIMSAYFEEAEEVAVELQGRIEDFNPSKVNDLFKNIDASKFKENLELDKALQVITWTMEGVIEQERNKAKDISVENYNLDETIEKIEHCLSVLKDCFYK; encoded by the coding sequence ATGATGAATATCAACTCTAAATTTTTTGAGATCGACATAAATAAACAAAGAAAAATAATAAATGCTGCAATAAATGAGTTTGCACATAAAGGTTATAAAAAAGCTTCTACAAATGAAATTGTAAAAGATTCCGGTATTTCAAAGGGGCTGCTCTTTCATTACTTTAGAAATAAAAAAGAGTTGTACTTATATTTATTTGATAGGGCTGTGGAAATTGCAGATAATGAATTCTATTCAGGACTAGATTATACGGAAACGGACGTTTTAAAAGTTTGGAGGCATATGGCTTTATTAAAATTTAACTTGATGCGTCAATTTCCTGAAATCATTAATTTCATCATGTCCGCTTATTTCGAAGAAGCAGAAGAAGTAGCAGTTGAACTGCAAGGAAGGATAGAGGATTTTAATCCATCTAAAGTAAATGATTTATTTAAAAACATTGATGCATCCAAATTTAAAGAGAATTTAGAATTGGACAAGGCCTTACAGGTGATTACTTGGACAATGGAAGGTGTTATTGAACAAGAGAGGAATAAGGCAAAGGATATATCAGTTGAAAACTATAATCTGGACGAAACGATAGAAAAGATTGAACATTGTTTATCGGTGTTGAAAGACTGCTTTTATAAATAG
- a CDS encoding macrolide 2'-phosphotransferase encodes MNTLKIKQLATNKGLDIVESTIKINESGVDFQVAYAKDQHDNKWILRIPRRQESMRHARQEKKALDIIHHQASFQVPDWSIFSEDLIAYKQLSGIPAATIDVEQQNYVWSFDESNVPPAYYKSLGKALADLHSFPHGAFKHTGVKILRASELRASMKQRMERVKEQYEINPILWDRWQTWLAEDSLWPSHVGVKHGDLHPGHILINKNQQVTGLIDWTEVGIADVSVDFLSHQLLFGNDGLTNLIDAYDNAGGKTWPRMDEHIVELLTTSGITVAEFAEISGLQEMHETAAHMLASEM; translated from the coding sequence ATGAATACACTTAAAATTAAACAATTAGCAACAAATAAAGGATTGGATATTGTAGAAAGCACAATCAAAATCAATGAGTCCGGTGTGGATTTTCAAGTAGCCTACGCCAAAGATCAACATGATAATAAATGGATCCTAAGAATCCCACGCAGACAAGAGTCAATGCGACATGCACGACAAGAGAAAAAAGCGTTAGATATCATTCATCACCAAGCTAGCTTTCAAGTTCCGGATTGGTCTATCTTCTCTGAAGATTTAATTGCTTATAAGCAATTAAGCGGAATTCCGGCAGCGACGATTGATGTAGAGCAGCAGAACTATGTATGGAGTTTTGATGAATCTAATGTACCACCTGCGTATTATAAGTCATTAGGAAAAGCCCTAGCAGATTTACACTCATTTCCTCACGGTGCATTCAAACATACCGGAGTTAAAATTCTTCGCGCCAGTGAGTTAAGAGCTTCCATGAAACAGCGAATGGAACGTGTAAAAGAACAGTACGAGATCAATCCAATTTTATGGGATCGCTGGCAAACATGGCTAGCGGAAGACTCCCTTTGGCCTTCCCATGTAGGGGTAAAACACGGCGACCTCCATCCGGGTCATATCCTCATTAATAAAAATCAACAAGTAACTGGCTTAATTGACTGGACAGAAGTGGGGATTGCTGATGTGTCTGTAGATTTTTTGTCACATCAACTCCTTTTTGGGAATGATGGATTAACTAATTTAATCGACGCTTATGATAATGCCGGTGGAAAAACGTGGCCAAGAATGGATGAGCATATTGTAGAACTTCTAACAACAAGCGGCATCACTGTAGCTGAATTTGCTGAAATTTCTGGTCTGCAAGAGATGCATGAAACGGCTGCACACATGCTTGCTAGCGAAATGTAA
- the helD gene encoding RNA polymerase recycling motor HelD, which yields MDERAQEQQRVDKIMNEIKTKEEKLYKQSKGLKEDVIEQRKTFWDDITVNMDEPDDVIETQESIKQQAALLSEKERFHGKVGERLKTLDRLKHSPYFGRIDFMEDSYPEKEAIYIGISSLMDKDDKDFLIYDWRAPISSLYYDSSTGRAGYRTRETTITGEVSLKRQFIIKHGVIEGMFDTGVTIGDQMLQQALGNNASTTMKSIVATIQKEQNQIIRNERSSLLVVQGVAGSGKTSAALQRIAYLMYRYREELNADNVVLFSPNPLFGSYISNVLPELGETNVRQMTFLNYIEKRLMDNFTVESPFKQMEYVLTQDESQDYPTRKKSMEYLASLAFKDLIDTYVEKINEAGLRFKRIAFRGETIVSKQRIYDYFYALGEEIAIPNKLELVVKWLLEEVRTQQKEELNKDWVMEKVELLDKEDYMEAYHQAEEQEDYGSSISDEEEVLRAQMVKRVFAPLKKRIRNLEFVNIPATYQALFTEVQLENAPKDWQEIAGHILTQLKERYLTWENATPYLYFQDRILGDTTDRSVRQLIIDEAQDYSAFQFAYIRHIFPYTRMTLLGDINQAIYTYAMKENPLLPVDHEENQERITLMKSYRSTKQIVEFTKHFAPGGEMIEPFNREGSKPVLIQDDIRETLLQRVKGFANEGYETTAIICKTLQESDEIAEVLQGKVEFNQINEETYTFEKGLLILPVYLAKGIEFDAVIIPNASEAHYGKESDRTLFYTACTRAMHALAMISVEKPCKFIEEAAGETYEVE from the coding sequence ATGGATGAACGTGCCCAGGAACAGCAGCGGGTCGATAAAATTATGAATGAGATTAAAACCAAAGAGGAAAAATTATATAAGCAGTCAAAAGGCTTAAAAGAGGATGTTATTGAGCAACGGAAAACGTTTTGGGATGATATCACAGTGAACATGGATGAACCCGATGATGTCATTGAGACGCAGGAAAGTATTAAGCAGCAAGCAGCACTTCTATCGGAGAAGGAACGGTTTCATGGAAAGGTAGGAGAGAGGCTGAAAACACTGGATAGACTTAAACATTCTCCTTATTTTGGGCGAATTGATTTTATGGAGGATTCCTACCCAGAGAAAGAAGCTATTTATATCGGTATTTCCTCGCTCATGGATAAAGATGATAAGGATTTTCTCATCTATGATTGGCGTGCACCTATTTCGAGTCTTTACTATGACTCTTCCACTGGAAGGGCAGGGTACAGGACTCGTGAAACGACAATTACAGGTGAAGTTTCACTAAAAAGGCAGTTCATCATTAAGCATGGTGTCATTGAAGGCATGTTTGACACAGGGGTAACCATCGGTGATCAGATGTTGCAACAGGCACTCGGAAATAATGCGAGTACGACGATGAAAAGCATTGTTGCTACGATACAAAAAGAGCAGAATCAGATTATCCGTAATGAACGCAGTAGCCTCCTTGTTGTGCAAGGCGTCGCCGGTAGTGGGAAAACAAGCGCAGCCCTACAACGAATCGCATACTTAATGTATCGTTACAGAGAAGAGCTGAATGCGGATAATGTCGTACTCTTCTCGCCGAACCCGCTATTTGGCAGCTATATTTCCAATGTATTGCCAGAGCTTGGTGAGACGAACGTGAGACAAATGACTTTCCTGAATTATATTGAGAAACGGCTGATGGATAACTTTACAGTGGAGTCCCCATTTAAGCAAATGGAGTACGTTCTGACTCAAGACGAGAGCCAAGACTATCCAACACGGAAGAAAAGCATGGAGTATTTGGCCAGTCTTGCTTTTAAAGATCTAATTGACACGTATGTGGAAAAAATAAATGAAGCTGGACTTCGATTTAAACGTATTGCTTTTCGGGGCGAAACGATTGTTTCCAAGCAGCGAATTTATGATTATTTCTACGCGCTTGGTGAAGAAATTGCAATTCCGAACAAACTGGAATTAGTTGTAAAATGGTTGCTTGAGGAAGTTCGAACACAGCAGAAGGAAGAATTGAATAAAGACTGGGTCATGGAAAAGGTCGAATTGCTTGATAAGGAAGACTATATGGAGGCCTATCATCAGGCAGAAGAACAAGAAGACTACGGCAGCAGTATATCGGATGAGGAAGAAGTCCTACGTGCCCAAATGGTCAAGCGTGTTTTTGCACCACTGAAAAAACGCATCAGGAATCTTGAATTTGTTAACATTCCTGCAACCTATCAAGCGTTGTTCACTGAAGTGCAATTAGAAAATGCCCCAAAGGATTGGCAGGAGATTGCTGGACATATTCTAACACAGCTGAAGGAACGGTATTTGACATGGGAAAATGCAACCCCTTATTTATACTTTCAGGATCGTATTTTAGGGGATACGACGGATCGTTCGGTTCGTCAGCTGATTATCGATGAAGCCCAAGACTATTCTGCATTCCAGTTTGCTTACATTAGACATATTTTCCCGTATACACGAATGACGTTGCTTGGTGATATTAATCAAGCGATTTATACGTATGCCATGAAGGAAAACCCGCTCCTGCCAGTTGATCATGAAGAAAACCAAGAACGAATTACACTAATGAAAAGTTATCGTTCGACAAAGCAGATCGTAGAATTTACGAAGCATTTTGCCCCTGGAGGAGAAATGATTGAGCCATTTAACCGGGAAGGAAGTAAGCCTGTGCTTATTCAGGATGATATAAGGGAAACATTGCTTCAACGTGTGAAAGGATTTGCGAACGAAGGTTATGAAACGACGGCCATCATTTGTAAAACACTTCAGGAAAGTGATGAGATAGCTGAAGTCCTGCAAGGAAAAGTGGAATTCAATCAAATAAATGAAGAAACCTATACGTTTGAAAAAGGGCTCCTCATTCTTCCCGTTTATTTAGCGAAGGGAATCGAATTCGACGCAGTCATTATTCCGAACGCTTCCGAAGCACACTATGGCAAGGAATCCGACAGAACGCTTTTCTACACTGCTTGCACGCGGGCAATGCATGCATTGGCGATGATTTCTGTTGAGAAGCCGTGTAAGTTTATTGAGGAAGCGGCGGGAGAGACGTATGAGGTGGAATAG